A DNA window from Brassica napus cultivar Da-Ae chromosome C1, Da-Ae, whole genome shotgun sequence contains the following coding sequences:
- the LOC106374161 gene encoding uncharacterized protein LOC106374161 codes for MGRMLKTMPKIWKVYDRARGLALTKERFQFIFELETDIQMVLKQGLWTFDDWGMAMERWVEVPPPNYLQSALVWVRLYNLLANYLTLKTIDTIADGIGHVEIIEFDPLSLY; via the coding sequence ATGGGTAGAATGTTAAAGACTATGCCCAAGATTTGGAAGGTCTATGATCGAGCTAGAGGCTTGGCTCTAACGAAAGAGAGGTTTCAGTTTATCTTCGAGTTAGAGACTGATATCCAGATGGTGCTCAAACAAGGTTTATGGACCTTTGATGATTGGGGTATGGCTATGGAACGGTGGGTAGAAGTTCCTCCTCCTAATTATCTGCAATCAGCCTTGGTATGGGTACGGCTATATAACCTCCTGGCCAATTACCTTACCTTGAAGACGATTGATACCATTGCTGATGGAATAGGGCATGTGGAGATCATTGAATTTGATCCACTAAGCCTTTATTGA